The Oncorhynchus masou masou isolate Uvic2021 chromosome 2, UVic_Omas_1.1, whole genome shotgun sequence genomic sequence AGCAGATCGAGATTTTAATGAAAACTGCAACTTTCGGTCAATATCACAAAGTTGATAACCAACGTTAGTTAGCTCATTTGCTCATGGCATAGCTTCGTCCCGGAACTAGTCATTTAAATGACCATATACAATATTAATAATTTTGACTTTTTAACATTAAAAGTCAAATGTTTTAAAGTAAATTGTCATTTAAATTGCTGGTTGCGGGATGCGAATGGAGAAATAATTAAGATTGATTACCCGAATGGTCAGACTAATTGTGACGATTGATTTCTTACAGGAACAACGACCCATCCCTGAACCAGGTCCAAATGGTATAAGAAACAATGCAGACAGCTTGTACAGTATATATTTCTGCATTTGATTTTTAATTGTGTACAGTTTGTGTATCCTGTGGCGCAATTGCTTGTTTTTCCTTTATTCAGAGGTGTTGCTTCAGATGCATTCAGTTGGGATCTGTGGGTCGGATGTGCACTTCTGGCAAAATGGACGCATAGGTGACTATGTGGTAAAAAAGCCCATGGTGCTGGGACATGAGGCCTCTGGTCGGGTGGTGAAGGTGGGCTCAGCAGTGAAGAACCTCAAAGAAGGTAAGAACTGTGCAAGCATGTGAGAAGGAAGTACTCATTTGATTCAATGTTTAGCTTTTAATGCAGGTTAATGTTCACCAGTTATAAAAACAGATAATGCTACTTTGGATTGTCTGTCAATAATTCATATGTGTTGGATAATTAGGTGATAGAGTCGCTGTAGAACCAGGTGTCCCTCGCGAGATAGATGAGTTCTTCAAATCAGGAAAATACAATCTTTCCCCCACTATCTTCTTCTGTGCTACACCCCCTGATGATGGGAATTTGTGCAGATTTTACAAACACAGCGCCAACTTCTGTTACAAGTGAGTTCATTATTTCTACTTCATCTACAAGGACAGATAACTGTCAACATACTGCAATGTAGAACATTTGGGGTAACATGACAAACCTACATTGCTTAagttctctctgtttctgtgtatGAACAGGCTGCCTGACAATGTGACATTTGAGGAGGGGGCTCTGATTGAGCCCCTGTCTGTGGCTATTCATGCCTGCCGCAGAGCTGGAGTGACCCTGGGCAGCAGTGTACTGATCTGTGGGGCAGGTAGGTAAAGCTCAGCGGTCATTAATTGTTACTGTTACTGCAGCTTGGACCCATGAAGTGTGACACAATTTTGCAGTTGCAGCTATTCAGGTTTTATGTCCAGTCATTCAACTACTACACGACATGATGAAATGAAATACAAATCAATGTAACTTTGCCAAACATACAGCCAATAAGAAGTATGGCGCTTATTATATTCCACTAACATGCCCATGCAAGTTCGGAAATGAAATAATGTGGTTTAGTTACAGAAGTGAGACTCATGCTGACACAGCATAACAACAGTGGGGAAACCCAGTCAACTTCGACACCCATAGTAACAGACTTGATATTTAACAAATCCACTCTGCTGGTAAGTGAGCGTGCTTTATAAACAACTAACACATGTCAATAAAGATCAGCTCTTGCTTTTTAGTTAATGATAGATGTATTTCCCTGTATTTTCGATATAGACCTGGCGATAGACTAGTGCCCTGTCCAGGGAGTGTACTTTCACATCAAGGTGCCTCAAGCTACTGAATCAGTTGATTGGctcctgccctatgggcccttCTGGCTCAGACAAGGCTTATGTACTATTTCCTATACCGACCCCTCATGTCATCACTTCTAGCCCTTATGCACACAGTTGACCAGCTAAGTTGAAAAATATCCTGTATGGTTACTAGCACAGCCTCATATCCCCATCGACTGCATCGGCGTGGAGAGCAGTGTCCAAACTTCCAATTAACATGTGCACATTCAAACTAAGCATTTCTCTTTTCCCTATCACAGGACCCATTGGGCTGGTCTGTCTGCTGGTGGCCAAGGCTATGGGTGCCTCACAGGTGGTCATAACTGGTAAGGCACAGGGTGAAACACTACACTCTTTATGGGATCTGTTTTGGTTCTCTCAAATCTAAATTGTCTACTGAGGACTTCCTTCTTTTGAAAGGGCTTTGAAGTGAAAAGCTTTTTGTGTGGGTACATGAGTAATACTGTGTGCTGgcccagtatagtagagactgaaaaGGTATACATGTGGGTACATGAGTAATACTGTGTGCTGGCCCAGTATAGTAGGGACTGACATAGTATTATTTTTGTCTTTCCTGTTTCAGACCTGTCAGCAGATCGCCTGGTCATGGCCAAGGAGCTGGGAGCAGACTTCCTTctgactgtgaagagagaggaTGGGCCTGAGGAGCTGGCTAAGAGAGTTGAAGGACTGCTGGGAGCACAGCCTCATATCACCATTGAGTGCACCGGTGTGGAGAGCAGTGTCCAGACTGCCATTTATGTAAGTACAGCTACAAGAGTGATATTAGAGCCCATGGAAAAACTGTACTGTGAAATGTTGCAGTTTTCTCTtacaaaaaaaactatttcaaccaAGACAAAGAACTGATGTTGGTAGAagatggagggaatgttggcGCACAACTAAAGAAATTACAGTTAACGAAAATGTACGCTTAATCCAGTATGAACTGATCTATAGAATTGattatacaagagacaaaattcacaTATTCTACAGCACAGCAacagagtcatgtcttaagtgtaaaactaataATGTCTCAATAATAATGATTCATGCTTTCTGGGAATGCTATAAAGTCCAAAGGTTATGGGCGGAGACAGTTGACTGTCAGAAGTATTAGAATGTAAACATACTTTTAATCCGTCTGTCTGCATAGTTCAAGACATTGCATATGGGGGAGTGGTgagaaacgcattaagaaggaaagaaattccacaaatgaacttttaacaaagaacagctgttaattgaaatgcattccaggtgactacctcatgaagctggttgagagaatgccaagagtgcaaaactgtcctcaaggcaaaggctggctactttgaagaatctcaaatataaaatatattttgatttgtttaacactttttttgctatctacatgattccatatgtgttatttcatagtgttgatgtcttcactagtattctacaatgtagaacatagtaaaaataaagaaccttgaatgggtaggtatgtccaaacttttgactggtactatatatatatgctTGCTGCCAGGCTACACGTCCTGGAGGAGTGGTGGTTCTAGTGGGGTTGGGTGCAGCGATGACCACTGTCCCACTGCTTAATGCTGCTCTCAAAGAGGTGGACATCAGAGGGGTCTTCCGCTACTGCAACACGTAAGTGAACCTCCTTCTCTCAGGTTAACCAGGTACAGAAAATAAGTTGTTGTCTTTTACACTGCCATTCATCTCATACAACTGAGCCCTGAACAATTTGACTTGTTTCATAATCAACAGGTgtacttttatttaacctttatttaactaggcaagtcagttaagaacaaattcttatttacaatgacggtctaggatcagtgggttaactgccttgttcaggggcagaaaga encodes the following:
- the LOC135504363 gene encoding sorbitol dehydrogenase-like, translating into MHSVGICGSDVHFWQNGRIGDYVVKKPMVLGHEASGRVVKVGSAVKNLKEGDRVAVEPGVPREIDEFFKSGKYNLSPTIFFCATPPDDGNLCRFYKHSANFCYKLPDNVTFEEGALIEPLSVAIHACRRAGVTLGSSVLICGAGPIGLVCLLVAKAMGASQVVITDLSADRLVMAKELGADFLLTVKREDGPEELAKRVEGLLGAQPHITIECTGVESSVQTAIYATRPGGVVVLVGLGAAMTTVPLLNAALKEVDIRGVFRYCNTWPIAIAMLASKKVNVAPLVTHRFPLEQAVQAFETTRQGQGVKIMLKCDKTDQNP